Proteins encoded in a region of the Drosophila gunungcola strain Sukarami chromosome 3L unlocalized genomic scaffold, Dgunungcola_SK_2 000005F, whole genome shotgun sequence genome:
- the LOC128258936 gene encoding protein encore isoform X1: protein MSSTKSQVALATNIPTNLSSAASASTAAAAAAVVVVASASANAAVASNTNSSGVGVTGGSGSGSGSGSGGSGSTVAAGSGALTSAAAGSTVAAAAASATSSTSVATISSNCSSSSINNNCGEECQTAGSANLGRQNSFGNRRGNMKGKHLTRSHAMRESTSPPRTPTPRAASSDQQLQGESHEHGNNNNNNNNINSKAQSTGRGNSPLMETPAVIVTSQQSQQQQQQQQQQQQQQQLNVVPPKLQQQQNVPLSNEAEFPKLSPPKKSGGQHNRTNSNGSGMEYNNNKKFVVDLKANGLDSNNKQSHNNNSSSSAGVIYNSGMNYKAAERHDRHERHEMSSQNSNLSNSNNHDEEQYHYEPRGGGGGGKKHRANTNAKGNKPRLKNLGGSSSGSIDLGGGNGAGNGGGNGGNNNNNNMSNNGPMSNNSSNNTSGFISRVFHQSENSSEQYTDYGGTDLLVFFRDTLNKNPKDRNILLKIEKDLMEFVQENSRGCEYRFPPASSYNRMLIHRTAAFFGMEHNVDTETQQCVIVAVAKNTRIPEIRFQSLVRDDARKSILKRDTHSFDEVRQSPYLCPLSMDRKAKSFEEREEDYDRARSRIFSRTGGNHEGGYSAGGDEDCYGGWEQQQQQQQKQNQPPRPKRPNGKMLQMQNSTESRDGMRSGGAVPKSHNFGNYGGPPSSGGPGNNSLPRGDSTNSIKSGRGGFVKQDSTGSTPWRLSPSSSGYKTRTQSVRSDSVTPSPTGYGSDRQTPELNHPPPPPSMVTHNHHGRVVAPPPMSMVSMGGGCAGSGAAIVAGISPVMELGTEATGANGSSASASASSSGSSGLVWAVTDISNVPIGSLLIDPQTLQPIVNADGSIYHYDPSNLPPNQALQHTGNQYQSQNQNQGNSSSGGYSNYRKSSPHQQQQQQQHHQQQQQQLQQPQQQQHQQQQQQQQQAPPQQQYATTELSCSSTESYAEEEAQSPGMECSEGYESYEQQQQQVLPLQQQQQHQQLSSGNNGDTGSVKGDDCDSLTSATACLSITTSTSTKNYDRIEVQKYKNQATSPNIPACCAVAVDKLELEAVVGQQQQQQHQQQLEQEQLEQEQEQEQLANVGPSSSSGSASSSVGISSEQPSSQTPLPLMVTPLPQVNCDLQSVSPSSTPYSQCEVKTPIQGHGQSHNASASASASIVVEEPKATTWTYTQSYQAPDGSTVFHTTTTPNGAAPYCATTYQQGPDGSIYAVPQGMVYAAYPQPGVASAGGASQPLFQLTTSSHPPAQTLFASPEAGGEIPGGTYMIPVFDPAQQPREGLIPAQAIYQTAGPGGPGAATVAMPMASAYPTAQFAAAAAPNGGPIYQAPLIYSSEPGGGAQLQQLPMAPYPIQYSYSPYYHPISYYVPQQAVAAAPMVATQPQVGQVAPMQQQAAHTGAGTAAGPPTVVSVSGQQHQQHHQPHQQHHHQQQQQHSSNGSVVTSHSSGYGTRVKRTPGGGSIHYNPSYTPSGSVVHAGVGGAHAHAHAHAHAHHHPSAGSAQIIAAPAASTTTYHALPTLTLAHGGAPAGTDLSGAAGAHVYALPAQHATALIPTNIFPYAAAAAAAAAAGGGGAGGPGGGGGPPTAPPQQVVQQAVAPPPQQPQSHALITAAPFYPASQPADASQSAPSTPANPGRQAPLFSTPPAPNNGSSGSSSAGGGGGGSGGGGGYHSNSSTPHYYQSQNSNEGGGYTSPYEKRNHGGGGASVGVRKPYHPGGGGYNPRHSVPLGSGGGGGGGPPSGAKTPLLNSNNEPTPRASPSSVSLGGASSSSSYQHRGPPPPHTMGVKRDNKPNQLPLISGPPPSYGATNSSPSYETSKPPVRLNAGAASFRSQKSMNQDYRRSVSQRNSPSANGAGGSGSHESSNNSPNSIVGSQSNSAANTPNAGAAGVQPQQPQQPQPPTLVSHPGGFVMLDQNASPPSLYGGGGGGGVGGASGAAGGNARSHIPTAQLHHSAAAAAAAAAGSQQATAAVLSGVAAAAALGGYNPNAASGVYFKYGQTYFAHPSVALPNSRRSPSNDIRPQMAQVAGMYPTMMIQARHPSRHPNPNYKGSRPR, encoded by the exons ATGAGTTCCACAAAATCTCAAGTAGCCCTAGCTACGAATATTCCAACCAATTTATCCTCTGCCGCTTCTGCCTCAACAGCGGCCGCTGCggctgccgttgttgttgttgccagtgccagtgccaacGCCGCCGTTGCCTCAAATACTAACTCATCCGGAGTGGGAGTAACCGgcggatcgggatcgggatcagGATCTGGATCAGGTGGATCAGGATCCACTGTAGCCGCAGGATCAGGAGCACTCACTTCCGCAGCAGCAGGATCAacagtcgcagcagcagcagcttcagCAACATCCTCCACTTCCGTAGCAACAATCtcgagcaactgcagcagcagcagcatcaacaacaACTGCGGCGAAGAGTGCCAGACGGCAGGATCTGCCAACTTGGGACGCCAGAACAGCTTCGGCAATAGACGA GGCAACATGAAGGGCAAACATCTCACGCGCAGCCATGCGATGCGTGAGTCCACGTCGCCACCTCGCACGCCCACTCCGCGGGCTGCCTCCTCCGACCAGCAGCTCCAGGGGGAGTCCCACGAgcacggcaacaacaacaataacaataacaatatcaACAGCAAAGCACAATCAACTGGAAGGGGCAACTCGCCATTGATGGAGACGCCAGCCGTGATTGTCACTAGTCAGCAATcccaacaacagcagcagcaacagcaacagcagcagcagcagcaacaacttaATGTTGTGCCGCcaaagctgcagcagcaacagaatgTTCCACTCAGCAATGAGGCGGAGTTCCCGAAGCTATCGCCTCCAAAGAAATCCGGAGGTCAGCACAATCGCACCAACAGCAATGGCAGCGGCATGGAgtataacaacaacaagaagttCGTGGTGGATCTGAAGGCCAATGGTTTGGACAGTAACAACAAGCAGTCACATAACAACAATAGCTCCTCATCCGCGGGAGTGATCTACAACTCGGGGATGAACTACAAGGCGGCGGAGCGACACGATCGCCACGAACGCCACGAGATGTCCAGCCAGAACAGCAATctgagcaacagcaacaaccacgACGAGGAGCAGTACCATTACGAGCCCAGAGGTGGAGGCGGCGGTGGCAAGAAGCATCGTGCCAACACCAATGCCAAAGGTAACAAACCACGATTGAAGAATCTCGGTGGCAGCTCATCTGGGAGTATCGATTTAGGAGGCGGCAACGGCGCTGGAAATGGCGGTGGAAATggtggcaacaacaacaacaacaacatgtCCAACAATGGACCCATGTCCAACAACTCGAGCAACAATACCTCGGGCTTCATATCGCGCG TCTTTCATCAATCAGAGAACTCGAGCGAACAGTACACGGACTACGGCGGCACCGATCTGCTGGTCTTCTTCCGGGACACGCTCAACAAGAATCCCAAGGATCGCAATATCCTATTGAAGATCGAGAAGGATCTAATGGAGTTCGTCCAGGAAAATAG TCGCGGCTGTGAGTATCGATTTCCGCCAGCTTCATCGTACAATCGCATGCTGATCCATCGCACAGCGGCCTTTTTCGGAATGGAGCACAACGTGGACACGGAGACGCAGCAGTGTGTGATTGTGGCCGTAGCCAAGAACACGCGTATTCCAGAG ATCCGCTTCCAGTCGCTGGTGCGCGACGACGCACGCAAGTCAATTCTGAAGCGGGACACGCACAGCTTCGACGAGGTGCGTCAATCGCCGTATTTGTGCCCCCTTTCCATGGATCGCAAGGCCAAGAGCTTCGAGGAGCGTGAGGAGGATTACGATAGGGCGCGCAGCCGCATCTTCAGTCGAACGGGGGGGAACCACGAGGGCGGTTACTCTGCTGGTGGCGATGAGGATTGCTACGGCGGCtgggagcagcagcagcaacagcagcagaagcagaaccAGCCACCCAGGCCCAAGAGGCCCAATGGAAAGATGCTCCAGATGCAGAAT TCCACGGAATCACGCGATGGTATGCGATCGGGTGGAGCCGTGCCCAAGTCGCACAACTTTGGCAACTACGGCGGACCGCCAAGTTCCGGAGGGCCTGGCAACAATTCCCTTCCGCGTGGCGACTCCACAAATTCGATCAAAAGCGGACGTGGAGGCTTCGTGAAGCAGGACTCCACTGGCAGCACTCCATGGCGGCTGTCTCCTTCCAGCAGTGG CTACAAGACGCGCACCCAGTCCGTGCGCTCCGATTCCGTGACTCCATCGCCCACGGGCTACGGCAGCGACAGGCAGACGCCGGAATTGAACCACCCACCTCCGCCACCTTCCATGGTGACCCATAATCATCACGGCCGGGTGGTGGCCCCACCGCCCATGTCAATGGTGTCAATGGGCGGTGGTTGTGCAGGATCTGGAGCCGCCATTGTTGCCGGCATATCCCCTGTGATGGAATTGGGAACAGAAGCCACCGGGGCTAATGGctcatccgcatccgcatccgcatcctcgTCGGGATCGTCGGGACTCGTCTGGGCCGTCACAGACATTTCGAATGTGCCAATTGGCAGCCTCCTCATTGATCCGCAAACCCTCCAACCAATTGTCAATGCAGACGG TTCCATCTACCACTACGACCCGTCCAATCTGCCGCCCAACCAGGCGCTCCAGCACACGGGCAATCAGTACCAGTcgcagaaccagaaccagggCAACTCCTCCTCCGGTGGCTACAGCAACTATCGCAAGTCGTCGCcgcatcagcaacagcagcagcaacagcatcaccagcagcagcagcaacagttgcagcagccacagcagcagcaacatcagcaacagcagcagcagcaacaacaggcACCACCGCAGCAGCAATATGCCACCACTGAGCTTTCCTGCAGCTCCACCGAGAGCTATGCGGAGGAGGAGGCCCAGTCGCCGGGAATGGAGTGTTCCGAGGGCTATGAGAGCtacgagcagcagcagcagcaagtgTTGcccctgcagcagcagcagcagcatcagcaactaTCATCGGGCAACAATGGCGACACTGGCAGTGTCAAAGGCGACGATTGTGATAGCCTGACCAGTGCCACCGCCTGCCTGAGCATCACCACCTCCACGTCCACGAAGAACTACGATCGCATCGAGGTGCAGAAGTACAAGAACCAGGCCACCAGTCCAAACATACCCGCCTGCTGTGCCGTGGCCGTCGATAAGTTGGAGCTGGAGGCAGTAGTTggacagcaacagcagcagcaacaccaacagcagctggagcaggaacagctggagcaggagcaggagcaggagcaactGGCCAACGTGGGGCCCTCATCCTCATCCGGCTCGGCCAGCTCCTCCGTGGGCATCAGCAGCGAACAGCCATCCAGCCAGACCCCGCTGCCCCTGATGGTCACCCCGCTGCCGCAGGTGAACTGTGACCTCCAGTCCGTCTCGCCCAGCAGCACGCCCTACAGCCAGTGCGAGGTGAAGACACCCATCCAGGGCCACGGACAGAGCCACaatgccagtgccagtgccagtgccagcaTCGTCGTCGAGGAGCCCAAGGCCACCACCTGGACGTACACGCAGAGCTACCAGGCGCCGGACGGATCCACCGTCTTTCACACCACCACCACGCCCAACGGGGCGGCGCCCTACTGCGCCACCACATATCAGCAGGGG CCCGACGGCAGCATCTATGCGGTGCCGCAGGGCATGGTGTATGCCGCCTATCCGCAGCCCGGAGTGGCCAGTGCCGGTGGCGCCTCGCAGCCGCTCTTCCAGCTGACCACCAGCAGCCATCCGCCCGCGCAGACACTCTTCGCCTCGCCGGAAGCAGGCGGAGAGATACCCGGCGGCACCTACATGATACCTGTCTTCGATCCGGCCCAGCAGCCGCGCGAAGGCCTCATCCCGGCGCAGGCCATCTACCAGACGGCGGGTCCGGGCGGACCGGGTGCGGCCACCGTGGCCATGCCCATGGCCTCCGCCTATCCCACGGCCCAGTTCGCGGCGGCAGCCGCTCCCAACGGGGGACCCATCTACCAGGCGCCGCTCATCTACTCCAGCGAACCGGGCGGGGGCGcccagctgcagcagctgccgATGGCCCCCTATCCGATTCAATACTCCTACTCGCCGTACTACCACCCCATCTCGTACTACGTGCCCCAGCAGGCGGTGGCCGCCGCGCCCATGGTGGCCACCCAGCCGCAGGTGGGTCAGGTGGCCCCCATGCAGCAGCAGGCGGCGCACACGGGAGCCGGGACAGCAGCTGGTCCACCCACGGTGGTGTCAG TTTCAggccagcagcaccagcagcaccaccagccgcaccagcagcaccaccatcagcagcagcagcagcactcgAGCAACGGCTCGGTGGTGACCAGCCACTCCAGTGGCTACGGCACCCGGGTGAAGCGCACGCCCGGCGGCGGCTCCATCCACTACAATCCCAGCTACACACCCAGTGGATCGGTGGTGCATGCCGGGGTGGGTggtgcccatgcccatgcccacgCACACGCCCATGCCCATCATCATCCGTCGGCGGGTTCCGCCCAGATCATAGCTGCGCCGGCGGCCAGCACAACCACATATCATGCTCTGCCCACGCTGACGCTGGCCCACGGTGGTGCGCCAGCGGGCACGGATCTCAGTGGTGCGGCTGGTGCACATGTCTACGCGCTGCCCGCTCAACATGCCACCGCACTGATCCCAACGAATATCTTTCCCTatgcggcggcagcggcggcggcagcagcagcaggcggcgGCGGTGCTGGTGGACCAGGCGGCGGAGGAGGTCCGCCGACGGCTCCGCCCCAGCAGGTGGTGCAGCAGGCGGTGGCGCCGCCGCCACAGCAGCCACAGAGTCATGCTCTGATCACAGCGGCACCCTTTTACCCGGCTAGCCAGCCAGCGGATGCCTCGCAGTCGGCTCCCAGTACGCCGGCCAATCCGGGAAGACAGGCTCCGCTGTTCAGTACTCCGCCAGCTCCCAATAACGGCAGCTCCGGGAGCAGCAGTGCCGGCGGGGGAGGAGGAGGTagtggaggaggtggtggctATCACAGCAACAGCTCCACTCCGCACTACTATCAAAGCCAGAACAGCAACGAGGGTGGTGGTTACACTTCGCCATATGAAAAGAGAAACCATGGAGGAGGCGGTGCCTCGGTGGGCGTACGCAAGCCATACCACCCGGGCGGTGGTGGCTACAATCCCAGGCATTCGGTGCCCCTGggcagcggcggcggtggtggtggtgggccCCCCTCGGGAGCCAAAACGCCCTTGCTGAACTCCAACAATGAGCCCACGCCGCGTGCCTCGCCAAGTAGCGTGAGCTTGGGTGGAgcctcgtcctcatcctcgtACCAGCACCGTGgtccgccgccgccgcacACAATGGGTGTGAAGCGGGATAATAAGCCCAACCAGCTGCCGCTGATCAGTGGACCGCCGCCCAGCTATGGAGCCACCAACTCGAGTCCCAGCTACGAGACCAGCAAGCCGCCAGTGCGTCTGAATGCAGGAGCGGCCAGCTTCCGCAGCCAGAAGTCCATGAACCAGGACTACCGACGCAGTGTCTCGCAGCGGAACTCGCCCAGTGCGAATGGCGCCGGGGGCAGTGGCAGCCACGAGAGCAGCAACAATTCGCCCAACAGTATTGTGGGCAGCCAGAGTAACAGTGCTGCCAACACGCCCAATGCAGGAGCGGCGGGAGTTCAGCCACAGCAGCCACAGCAACC